In the Paenibacillus sp. FSL H7-0357 genome, one interval contains:
- a CDS encoding copper amine oxidase N-terminal domain-containing protein, with amino-acid sequence MKLVPSLLAALVLSGSISLSAAAATKPITVLVDQQKLNLTSAAPIQEGNSVLIPMRPIFEKLGMKLVWDAKSNTITATKEGLSIKLQTGSKKATINGTVKQLASAPKTIDKVTYVPLRFVSEATGNSVEWKAASRTVAITSKENTADVKGISALFDKYVTYSNTENYDGFMNLIDPESPLAGIGPGIKEQYEIFDAKTTLLQMEIIDSKGNEATVHTIETSEKVNGPFMLDSQAEYVYSLTRKAGGSAWQISGIQIAALQYILPADVLEAKVNVPKTDEDQIKAVVQANVDYSNKEDLDGALSTIDETSPAYEQSKELYMQMFKAYDLAITLDSSKIIDYTGDTAAVYTVQTSKKVKGPEFQDSRAVSVNILKKTADGKWKLTQTYILTTTALNQ; translated from the coding sequence ATGAAATTAGTGCCCAGTTTACTCGCAGCCCTCGTCTTATCCGGATCCATCAGCTTGTCAGCAGCCGCAGCAACCAAACCTATCACTGTACTCGTTGACCAGCAGAAGCTTAATTTGACCAGCGCCGCCCCGATTCAGGAGGGCAATTCCGTGCTCATCCCTATGCGGCCCATTTTTGAAAAGCTCGGCATGAAGCTGGTCTGGGATGCCAAGAGTAACACGATCACAGCCACCAAGGAAGGTCTCAGCATCAAGCTGCAGACCGGAAGCAAAAAAGCAACTATAAACGGAACCGTTAAACAGCTGGCCTCCGCACCCAAAACAATTGACAAAGTCACTTATGTTCCCCTGCGCTTTGTAAGCGAAGCCACCGGAAACAGTGTGGAGTGGAAAGCAGCTTCCAGAACTGTTGCAATTACAAGCAAGGAGAACACCGCTGATGTCAAGGGAATCTCCGCATTATTTGATAAATATGTGACGTATTCCAATACAGAGAACTATGACGGGTTCATGAACCTTATTGATCCGGAATCCCCACTGGCAGGGATCGGCCCAGGAATCAAAGAGCAGTACGAAATCTTTGATGCCAAAACTACCCTCCTCCAGATGGAAATTATTGATTCCAAAGGGAATGAAGCAACCGTACACACGATTGAAACCTCCGAGAAAGTAAACGGTCCCTTCATGCTGGATAGCCAAGCGGAGTATGTATACTCCCTCACCAGAAAAGCCGGCGGTTCTGCTTGGCAAATCAGCGGTATCCAAATCGCTGCGCTACAGTACATTCTTCCGGCAGATGTGCTGGAGGCTAAGGTCAATGTACCCAAAACGGATGAAGATCAAATTAAAGCTGTTGTTCAGGCCAATGTGGATTACTCTAACAAAGAGGATCTGGATGGGGCATTATCCACCATTGACGAAACTTCCCCTGCATACGAGCAAAGCAAAGAACTTTATATGCAAATGTTTAAAGCCTATGATTTAGCCATTACGCTTGATTCTTCTAAAATTATTGATTATACCGGGGATACTGCTGCGGTATACACAGTGCAGACGTCCAAGAAAGTAAAAGGTCCGGAGTTTCAGGACAGCCGGGCCGTATCGGTCAATATACTGAAAAAAACGGCAGACGGCAAATGGAAGCTTACGCAAACCTATATCCTCACGACGACAGCTCTTAATCAATAA
- a CDS encoding CpaF family protein — MNEAMFRKLRSDIRAGLDVTSAVGNRELNSYIERTILEMDSLRYLTAQEKHELVKKLFDSFRGLDVLQPLVDNPNITEIMINSHEEIFIEEEGQIRRLPLAFESRSRLEDIIQTVVSGVNRVVNDSTPIVDARLKDGSRVNIVLPPVALKGPAMTIRKFPETPMSMSELVYRGALSGEAAELLQILVAAGYNIFISGGTGSGKTTFLNALSQFIPPQERVITIEDSAELQIVTVPNLVSLETRNANTEGRGEITIRDLIRSSLRMRPNRIVVGEVRGAECLDMLQAMNTGHSGSLSTGHSNSAQDMVSRLETMVLSAADLPVSVVRQQIGSAIDIFVHLSRLRDRSRRVMEISEVIGLRDGEVALNPLYAFQETGEREGRVEGGLVPCGNPLLHSSKLKMAGVQRYPLSQYSRGTEKEVVF, encoded by the coding sequence ATGAATGAAGCCATGTTCAGGAAGCTGCGCAGCGACATACGCGCAGGGCTTGATGTCACTTCGGCTGTCGGAAACCGTGAGCTTAACAGCTATATTGAACGAACCATTCTGGAGATGGACAGCCTGCGTTATTTAACTGCCCAGGAAAAGCATGAACTGGTCAAAAAGCTGTTCGATTCCTTCCGGGGCCTGGATGTGCTGCAGCCGCTGGTGGATAACCCGAATATCACCGAGATTATGATCAACAGTCATGAGGAGATATTTATTGAAGAGGAAGGGCAGATCCGCCGCCTGCCGCTGGCTTTCGAATCCAGGAGCAGACTGGAGGATATTATCCAGACCGTAGTTTCCGGTGTGAACCGGGTGGTTAACGATTCCACCCCGATTGTGGATGCGCGGCTGAAGGATGGTTCCCGCGTCAATATCGTACTGCCGCCAGTGGCCTTGAAGGGTCCGGCGATGACGATCCGCAAATTTCCGGAAACGCCGATGTCGATGAGCGAGCTGGTGTATCGTGGGGCGCTGAGCGGAGAAGCGGCGGAGCTGCTGCAGATTCTGGTAGCTGCCGGATACAACATCTTTATAAGCGGCGGCACGGGCTCCGGCAAGACCACCTTTCTGAATGCTTTGTCTCAATTTATTCCGCCGCAGGAGCGGGTGATCACGATTGAGGACTCCGCCGAGCTGCAGATTGTCACCGTGCCGAATCTGGTCTCGCTGGAGACCCGCAACGCCAATACAGAAGGCCGCGGGGAGATCACGATCCGCGACCTGATCCGCTCCTCCCTGCGGATGCGCCCGAACCGTATCGTGGTCGGCGAGGTGCGGGGGGCCGAGTGTCTGGATATGCTGCAGGCTATGAACACGGGCCACTCTGGTTCGCTCTCAACTGGACATTCCAACAGTGCACAGGATATGGTCAGCCGTCTGGAGACGATGGTGCTCAGTGCAGCTGATTTGCCGGTATCAGTGGTCCGCCAGCAAATCGGTTCTGCGATTGATATCTTTGTCCATCTCTCCAGGCTGCGGGACCGCTCGCGGCGGGTGATGGAAATCTCCGAGGTCATCGGGCTGCGGGATGGGGAGGTGGCGCTGAATCCGTTATATGCGTTTCAAGAAACGGGGGAACGTGAGGGCAGAGTGGAGGGAGGCCTGGTTCCTTGCGGGAATCCTCTGCTGCATTCCAGCAAGCTGAAGATGGCCGGGGTACAACGTTATCCATTATCGCAATACAGTAGGGGAACTGAGAAGGAGGTGGTCTTCTGA
- a CDS encoding type II secretion system F family protein, with protein MPDYTVYVLTPLSRMLAMLAGGLLLFGIGYLFYHNLLLSLLLVPGGAYAPRLLRDYLRQRRRSALNLQFKQTLFSLSSSLSAGRSVENAFREAVQDLRMLDPEGGSDMIFELNIICARMEYGQPVEEALQDFSRRAGMEDVERFADVFSVCKRTGGDLVEIVRRTSTIIGEKLDIQQDIAVSIAQKKFEAKALLASPLAMVLFMSLTAGDYMEPMYTGAGIAISTLALGGLFLCYLWTSKIMDIPL; from the coding sequence CTGCCAGATTATACCGTCTATGTATTGACTCCTTTGTCTAGAATGCTGGCTATGCTGGCAGGCGGGCTCCTGCTGTTCGGCATCGGGTACCTGTTCTACCATAACCTGTTGCTGTCTTTGCTGCTTGTGCCGGGGGGAGCTTATGCACCGCGGCTGTTGCGTGATTACCTGCGGCAGCGCCGCCGGTCTGCGCTTAACCTGCAATTCAAGCAAACCTTATTTTCGCTCTCTTCTTCGCTGTCCGCCGGACGTTCCGTAGAGAATGCATTTCGCGAGGCCGTGCAGGATCTGCGGATGCTTGACCCGGAAGGGGGCAGCGATATGATCTTTGAGCTGAATATTATATGTGCCCGGATGGAGTATGGACAGCCTGTGGAAGAAGCGCTGCAGGATTTCAGCAGACGGGCAGGCATGGAGGATGTGGAACGGTTCGCTGATGTATTCTCTGTCTGCAAGCGGACAGGGGGCGACCTTGTGGAGATTGTGCGCCGCACCTCCACAATCATCGGGGAGAAGCTGGATATCCAGCAGGACATTGCCGTCAGCATCGCCCAGAAGAAATTCGAGGCGAAGGCGCTGCTGGCTTCCCCGCTTGCGATGGTGCTGTTCATGAGCCTGACCGCCGGAGATTACATGGAGCCAATGTATACAGGTGCCGGAATTGCAATTTCCACACTTGCGCTGGGCGGGCTGTTTCTGTGTTATCTCTGGACCTCCAAGATTATGGATATCCCGCTGTGA
- a CDS encoding type II secretion system F family protein has product MIWLCGSAVLMLGLGWIFLRLKCGSHYAGLRSLPMDGLRLRGLGEPFLLLIERWGIGSHIPSVMFRIQRSLQRSYGMRYSAERTLLFMGEMFSYSWLLLIGGSALTLFSGEKAGILLGAGLAVILPVALVSDLHKKVRLREQNIMLELPELLNSIVLLVGAGENVQRAIIRCVESRKGDYSHPLYKELSIMTGEWESGYSFQQAFENFSKRCAVQEVSLFTTTVLLNYRRGGADFVLSLRDLSRMLWEKRKAISRTRGEQASSKLVFPMVVIFLIVIILVGTPAFMMMKM; this is encoded by the coding sequence ATGATTTGGCTTTGCGGTTCGGCCGTTCTGATGTTAGGGCTGGGATGGATATTCCTGCGCCTGAAATGCGGCAGCCATTATGCCGGGCTTCGCAGTTTGCCTATGGACGGGCTGCGGCTGCGCGGATTGGGCGAGCCCTTCCTGCTGCTGATTGAGCGGTGGGGAATAGGCAGTCATATTCCTTCGGTGATGTTCCGAATTCAGCGATCCTTGCAGCGCAGTTACGGCATGCGCTACAGCGCAGAACGGACGCTGCTCTTTATGGGTGAAATGTTCAGCTACAGCTGGCTGCTGCTTATCGGTGGAAGCGCGCTGACACTGTTCAGCGGCGAGAAGGCGGGAATTCTCCTGGGGGCTGGTCTGGCAGTTATTCTACCCGTTGCACTGGTCAGTGATCTGCACAAGAAGGTAAGGCTGCGGGAGCAGAATATTATGCTGGAGCTGCCCGAGCTGCTGAACAGCATTGTCCTGCTGGTCGGCGCCGGGGAGAATGTGCAGCGGGCGATTATCCGCTGCGTGGAGAGCCGGAAGGGAGATTACAGCCATCCGCTCTATAAAGAGCTGTCGATTATGACTGGGGAGTGGGAGAGCGGCTACTCCTTTCAGCAGGCGTTTGAGAATTTCAGCAAACGCTGCGCCGTACAGGAGGTATCGCTATTTACAACCACGGTGCTGCTGAATTACCGCAGAGGCGGAGCCGACTTTGTCTTGTCGCTGCGCGATCTTTCGCGGATGCTCTGGGAGAAGCGGAAGGCGATCAGCCGGACGCGGGGGGAGCAGGCTTCTTCGAAGCTGGTGTTCCCGATGGTGGTTATCTTTTTAATTGTAATCATTCTGGTGGGTACACCGGCATTTATGATGATGAAAATGTAG
- a CDS encoding Flp1 family type IVb pilin — protein sequence MMTFITEGAKNLWKDEEGLGTLEMILIIAVLIAVVLVFRKEIVKVVEDLISTAGSKSQEVFES from the coding sequence ATGATGACATTCATAACAGAAGGCGCTAAGAACTTGTGGAAGGACGAGGAAGGGCTGGGCACGCTGGAGATGATCCTGATTATCGCTGTACTGATCGCTGTAGTTTTGGTGTTCCGCAAGGAGATTGTCAAAGTGGTAGAAGACTTGATCAGCACTGCAGGAAGCAAGAGCCAGGAAGTATTCGAATCATGA
- a CDS encoding TadE/TadG family type IV pilus assembly protein, whose product MKLEDDEGSFTIEASLLLPIIMCITMLLLFFCLYSYQKSMLLQVASAATERAAYNWDNSHKETEGSFVIGEYDSLYWRIGEDGMLASLFGLSAGNGGASVTLPNAAEGTGTLPVIKLQQSSGIVPANLSGQMNYTYSLTGRKISAELKQMLNLPVLDEMLADEANPQVKAQSVVSEPVEFIRTVDLMRYYGAKFKGGSESGNTGTSMEKKDASQMLKKLR is encoded by the coding sequence ATGAAACTGGAGGATGACGAAGGCAGCTTTACTATCGAAGCTTCACTTTTGCTGCCTATCATCATGTGTATTACGATGCTGCTGCTATTCTTCTGCCTGTACAGTTACCAGAAGTCGATGCTGCTGCAGGTCGCTTCCGCTGCGACTGAACGTGCGGCCTACAATTGGGACAACAGCCATAAAGAGACGGAAGGATCATTTGTTATTGGCGAGTATGACTCGCTGTATTGGCGGATCGGCGAGGATGGAATGCTAGCTTCTTTATTCGGGCTTAGTGCCGGGAACGGCGGGGCTTCTGTTACACTGCCGAATGCTGCCGAGGGTACTGGTACCTTGCCTGTAATTAAGCTTCAGCAATCTTCCGGCATAGTTCCGGCAAATTTAAGTGGCCAGATGAATTATACCTACAGTTTAACCGGCCGGAAGATCAGTGCGGAATTGAAGCAAATGCTGAATCTGCCCGTGCTGGATGAGATGCTGGCGGACGAGGCCAATCCTCAAGTGAAAGCCCAGTCCGTTGTTTCTGAGCCTGTTGAGTTTATCCGAACAGTGGATCTGATGCGTTATTATGGTGCGAAGTTCAAGGGAGGCTCGGAGAGTGGCAATACCGGAACAAGCATGGAAAAGAAAGACGCGTCCCAGATGCTGAAGAAGCTGCGCTGA
- a CDS encoding TadE/TadG family type IV pilus assembly protein, translating to MKQWQSLTRQRDEGSMVVEAAMVLPMFLLFVLFLIFIVQMTLYSTALQSTASDTVKVISAHMYPAALAAQKWGEEQGADSGTAGQPAAAGSTGGSIGREADTAAPINAGVAGGTSPLSSGTWSIPRLSLEQWGESFAADLPEPLNEWVNAAIQRGEGPLQELQAEASQSVLDLALKPIMKPYLSSDWLDYERVHVSNAIIPELKKGARPYFGLVVSYELPMKVPFLNRSIVLEASAVERLWIGDTGETGTEGDGGAGEEQHSIVVLAKPNPGVANHQGKIRVKVPPNASANLSIFYKSGQSTAKYLGWKQADEGGYIEWEWKIGVNTTPGSWPFVVRLDDGTFLEAAFTVVK from the coding sequence ATGAAGCAATGGCAGAGCCTAACCAGACAGCGGGATGAAGGCAGCATGGTTGTTGAGGCGGCTATGGTTCTCCCCATGTTTCTGCTGTTTGTCCTGTTCCTGATTTTTATCGTGCAGATGACCTTGTACTCTACAGCCTTGCAGAGCACAGCTTCGGATACGGTCAAGGTGATATCGGCCCACATGTATCCGGCGGCACTGGCTGCGCAGAAGTGGGGGGAAGAACAAGGAGCAGATAGCGGAACAGCAGGTCAGCCGGCTGCAGCAGGAAGCACTGGTGGAAGCATAGGAAGGGAAGCTGACACAGCTGCGCCAATCAATGCTGGCGTAGCAGGAGGCACATCCCCGTTATCATCCGGGACTTGGAGTATCCCGCGCCTGTCGCTTGAGCAATGGGGTGAAAGCTTCGCCGCAGACCTGCCTGAGCCCTTGAACGAGTGGGTCAACGCTGCGATACAGCGGGGTGAAGGCCCGCTTCAGGAGCTTCAGGCTGAGGCGTCGCAGTCGGTGCTGGATCTTGCGCTGAAGCCAATAATGAAGCCTTATCTCTCATCTGACTGGCTGGATTATGAACGGGTTCATGTCTCCAATGCCATTATTCCGGAGCTGAAGAAAGGCGCACGTCCTTATTTTGGTCTCGTTGTCAGCTACGAGCTGCCGATGAAGGTCCCCTTTCTGAACCGGAGCATTGTATTGGAGGCAAGTGCGGTGGAGCGGCTGTGGATTGGCGATACCGGAGAAACAGGGACAGAGGGAGACGGCGGTGCCGGAGAAGAGCAGCATTCCATTGTAGTCCTGGCGAAGCCGAATCCGGGGGTGGCAAATCACCAGGGCAAGATCCGGGTTAAAGTTCCGCCAAATGCTTCGGCAAACTTGTCGATATTTTATAAAAGCGGCCAGAGCACGGCCAAATATCTGGGCTGGAAGCAAGCGGATGAAGGCGGGTATATCGAATGGGAATGGAAAATCGGCGTGAATACAACACCGGGTTCCTGGCCTTTTGTAGTCCGTCTGGATGACGGTACATTCCTAGAGGCGGCATTTACGGTTGTGAAATGA
- a CDS encoding A24 family peptidase yields the protein MTEWAFWGCLPFLTAALITDIRWMRIPNWISVSALTTGLLVQGIMNGWHGLLFAACGAGVGFTLLLILYVMGAVGAGDVKLFAGIGAWTGVLFTLQVMMYSILFGAVIGWMIVLCRREAGRRIRGIVSRTAGFLLLRNPKILKAGNGKEMLRFPFMLAVVPGFICTYLYL from the coding sequence ATGACGGAATGGGCATTTTGGGGTTGTCTGCCGTTTCTAACGGCGGCGTTAATAACCGATATCCGGTGGATGAGAATACCGAACTGGATTTCAGTCTCTGCACTGACGACAGGCCTCCTTGTGCAAGGCATAATGAATGGCTGGCACGGATTGCTGTTCGCTGCCTGCGGTGCGGGGGTTGGCTTTACATTGCTGCTGATCCTGTATGTTATGGGCGCTGTCGGCGCTGGAGACGTTAAGCTTTTTGCAGGAATAGGTGCATGGACGGGTGTGCTGTTCACGCTGCAGGTCATGATGTATTCTATTTTATTCGGTGCTGTAATCGGCTGGATGATTGTCTTGTGCAGACGGGAGGCAGGAAGGCGGATTCGCGGTATTGTCAGCAGGACTGCCGGATTTCTGCTGCTGCGTAATCCGAAAATATTAAAGGCTGGGAACGGCAAGGAAATGCTCAGGTTTCCCTTTATGCTGGCTGTAGTTCCGGGGTTCATTTGTACATATCTCTACTTATAG
- a CDS encoding DUF6382 domain-containing protein, whose amino-acid sequence MFGLSRDFVQQDGISLLLGKPDGLSAGELNMVQARMLMNSGIPYHLRLLLREIDLQVTLEYSLSRRKMLSHLLKSDRLSMNDFFGLLLQIAQGMEEGRLYMLRAEQYALHEDYIFVEGPLNGGRVYLTCIPLQQPAATTKPGECLRSLIMVMMASVTELAGSGVQRLLQYCGGEDFTPAGLRDLLSELLTAADPVIRPVNNTELPPEIQISQAAVPPGAERHIQEKASAREAGKLSALPRRSVYGVTENAQPADNTQQYEPPWNNDLPKLKRKDEEEETKPDKAGSEHRLSSQSSANRTYVVLGGVLAGALLWKFLYLNSPKPLWLAVCAIATLVLGGFCWLVWSERLVLGGSKLEEAEEGEEDAADKSWRSKRELEWDFGRNPVTPVRTEAPVRASPQLSTAANAGVPAGIQRTEVEMEGRSMIKPPVAVAATALLSRENLSEMRPEVKPLSASPYLERCGEDESGPAEIIELNRASFIIGRSPEVAQYVEKSEGASRVHAEISKSAEGYILKDLDSRNGTLYQGEAMIPYKEYPLNEGSVFTIVKGSYTFHSL is encoded by the coding sequence ATGTTCGGATTGAGCCGCGATTTTGTGCAGCAGGACGGTATCTCTTTGCTGCTCGGCAAGCCGGATGGATTGTCTGCGGGCGAGCTTAATATGGTTCAGGCCCGGATGCTGATGAACAGCGGCATTCCGTATCACCTGCGGCTACTGCTCAGAGAAATTGATTTGCAGGTGACCTTGGAATATTCCCTGTCCCGCCGCAAAATGCTCAGTCATTTGCTGAAAAGCGACAGGCTCAGCATGAACGATTTCTTCGGGCTGCTGCTGCAAATTGCCCAGGGAATGGAGGAAGGCCGGCTGTACATGCTGCGGGCGGAGCAATATGCGCTGCATGAGGATTACATTTTTGTAGAAGGTCCGCTGAACGGAGGAAGAGTCTACTTGACCTGCATTCCTTTGCAGCAGCCTGCAGCAACCACGAAGCCGGGAGAATGTCTGAGGTCTTTGATTATGGTGATGATGGCTTCGGTAACAGAGCTTGCCGGAAGCGGTGTGCAGAGACTGCTGCAATATTGTGGAGGAGAGGATTTTACTCCTGCAGGCTTAAGGGATTTGCTCTCGGAGCTGCTGACCGCTGCGGACCCTGTCATTAGACCTGTGAATAATACAGAGCTGCCGCCAGAAATCCAAATATCTCAGGCAGCAGTGCCGCCGGGTGCAGAGAGACATATTCAGGAGAAGGCAAGTGCACGTGAAGCAGGTAAACTGTCCGCTCTGCCAAGGCGTTCGGTATATGGGGTAACCGAGAATGCACAACCTGCAGACAATACCCAGCAGTATGAGCCTCCATGGAACAATGACTTGCCAAAACTTAAGCGGAAGGACGAGGAGGAGGAGACAAAGCCGGATAAAGCGGGCAGTGAGCATCGTCTTTCTTCCCAGTCCTCTGCTAACAGAACCTATGTTGTACTCGGCGGTGTTTTGGCCGGCGCGTTGTTATGGAAGTTCCTCTATTTAAATAGTCCCAAGCCGTTATGGCTGGCAGTTTGCGCAATAGCAACGTTAGTATTGGGTGGATTTTGCTGGTTGGTCTGGAGTGAAAGGCTTGTGCTCGGAGGGAGCAAACTAGAGGAGGCGGAAGAGGGCGAAGAAGATGCTGCGGACAAAAGCTGGAGGTCCAAGCGGGAACTGGAATGGGATTTTGGCAGAAATCCGGTAACTCCAGTCCGTACTGAAGCTCCTGTCAGAGCTAGTCCGCAGCTGTCTACAGCTGCAAATGCTGGTGTTCCTGCGGGCATACAAAGAACTGAAGTGGAGATGGAGGGGCGCAGCATGATTAAGCCGCCGGTGGCTGTAGCCGCGACGGCGCTGCTCTCCCGGGAGAATCTTTCAGAGATGAGGCCGGAGGTAAAGCCGCTATCTGCCTCTCCTTATCTGGAAAGATGCGGTGAGGATGAAAGCGGACCAGCAGAAATCATTGAACTGAACCGAGCCAGCTTCATTATCGGCCGCTCGCCGGAGGTAGCCCAGTATGTAGAGAAATCAGAAGGCGCATCGAGAGTGCATGCTGAAATTTCCAAGAGTGCTGAGGGGTACATCCTGAAGGATCTGGACTCCAGGAACGGCACCCTTTATCAGGGAGAAGCCATGATTCCTTATAAGGAGTACCCGCTGAATGAAGGATCTGTTTTTACCATTGTAAAAGGGTCTTATACGTTTCATTCGCTCTAA
- a CDS encoding TIGR01777 family oxidoreductase, producing MKYVICGGSGFIGRELTEYWLQAGHQIIIVGRKLPKTQMIHPGLSYLTWDSLSENPGSAEGADALVNLAGASLSQRWSPSGKKVIMESRLETVAAAAKLLNMLQHKPPVVIQSSAVAIYGTSLADTFNEASPAHVMDFPSEVVKTWEAAADEAYTGVRLVKLRTGVVLGNKSGAFPKMKLPYALGFGGRMGSGKQWLSWIHLADMSRLIDFCIQTPGIEGPVNATAPNPVTNEAFGKMIGKVYHRPHWFPLPAFLLKAAVGELSEILLEGQRVLPAKAIQHGFTFTYPTLQPALEQLKSE from the coding sequence ATGAAATACGTAATTTGCGGCGGCAGCGGCTTTATCGGAAGAGAGCTTACAGAATACTGGCTGCAGGCCGGACATCAAATCATCATCGTCGGACGCAAGCTGCCCAAAACCCAAATGATACATCCGGGACTCAGTTACCTTACCTGGGACAGCCTTTCAGAGAATCCGGGTTCTGCTGAAGGTGCAGATGCACTGGTCAATCTGGCCGGAGCTTCGCTCAGCCAGCGCTGGAGTCCAAGCGGAAAGAAAGTTATTATGGAGTCCCGTCTTGAAACCGTTGCCGCAGCCGCCAAGCTGCTGAATATGCTGCAGCATAAGCCCCCGGTAGTGATCCAGTCCTCCGCTGTTGCCATTTACGGAACATCGCTGGCCGATACTTTTAACGAAGCCTCACCGGCCCATGTAATGGACTTTCCGTCTGAGGTTGTCAAGACCTGGGAAGCAGCAGCAGATGAAGCTTATACAGGGGTTAGGCTGGTGAAACTGCGGACCGGGGTTGTGCTCGGCAACAAGAGCGGAGCATTTCCCAAAATGAAGCTGCCCTATGCTCTGGGCTTCGGCGGCAGAATGGGCAGCGGCAAGCAGTGGCTGTCCTGGATTCACCTTGCCGATATGTCCCGGCTGATCGATTTCTGCATCCAGACTCCCGGAATAGAAGGCCCTGTCAACGCGACTGCCCCGAATCCCGTTACAAATGAGGCTTTCGGCAAAATGATCGGCAAAGTATATCATCGTCCGCATTGGTTCCCGCTTCCCGCGTTTCTATTAAAAGCAGCAGTAGGTGAACTGTCGGAAATTTTGCTGGAAGGCCAGCGCGTACTCCCTGCCAAAGCCATTCAGCATGGTTTCACGTTTACTTATCCGACCTTGCAGCCGGCTCTGGAACAGCTGAAATCAGAATAG
- a CDS encoding DUF2621 domain-containing protein, translating to MSFKSDLSLLSAIPSNWFMNSIAFWTFLLLGCMCIGGYFMFRKFLKVLPKADGKSKLDWQNYWVERSRPLWSDETKAFLDQLVQPVPGPFRDIAKHSIAAEIGKIAVESNAPAVTREHCIKGYIVATPRRDNRFLITFLEKNGIDYSPYRHLIK from the coding sequence ATGTCTTTTAAATCAGACTTGAGCTTATTATCCGCAATACCAAGCAATTGGTTTATGAACTCCATCGCATTCTGGACTTTTCTGCTGCTGGGCTGCATGTGCATCGGCGGCTATTTCATGTTCCGCAAGTTTTTGAAGGTGCTGCCCAAAGCCGACGGCAAGTCCAAGCTGGACTGGCAGAATTACTGGGTGGAGCGCAGCCGTCCGCTATGGAGCGACGAGACGAAGGCTTTCCTGGATCAGCTTGTGCAGCCGGTGCCCGGACCTTTCCGCGATATTGCCAAACATTCCATAGCTGCAGAGATCGGTAAAATCGCAGTAGAGAGCAATGCTCCGGCAGTCACCCGCGAGCACTGCATCAAAGGCTACATTGTCGCCACCCCGCGGCGTGATAACCGGTTTCTTATCACCTTCCTTGAAAAGAACGGCATCGACTACTCACCTTACCGGCATTTAATCAAGTAA